In the Nerophis ophidion isolate RoL-2023_Sa linkage group LG01, RoL_Noph_v1.0, whole genome shotgun sequence genome, one interval contains:
- the LOC133548883 gene encoding docking protein 2-like isoform X1, with amino-acid sequence MEEDVKKEGRLYLQHQHTFGKKKWKSVWCVLFGESCRSIPRLEVCECKDGGERGGRRHQDHKKVIRLSDCVRVAEAEVEAEAAPKDTACFLLETTHRNFLFAAHAPQLWTTLLCQAAFPVSWAGPISRGRGSQQKVEEEGMEDNILYSTQTLRDFRVCVRRTESSERCRLKKEGVLRASSEVLHLLDTAGVVTLSWPYRFLRRFGRDKNTFTFEAGRRCESGEGSFEFDTKEGNFLFQAVEAAISQQRARHARRGGPVNMELCAAPTLPPLPASYRDDPQSSAAQVDVDLLGVDKLTLVPKKRVHVICGSPLNPDLCSPAPWSLEQTYSQVTWDTSTPHLPKDDPFHAVSKKDPLSAERPLDSEVLTPAYEEEDHVYNEPQSCLGPPSEYDDPEELKGDAWRTMATAVDRDGPSRRSLPVARQEAEGEEVMSRIRK; translated from the exons ATGGAAGAAGACGTGAAGAAAGAAGGACGTCTTTACCTGCAACACCAGCACACCTTTGggaag AAGAAGTGGAAGAGTGTGTGGTGTGTGTTGTTTGGAGAGAGTTGTCGGTCCATCCCCAGACTAGAAGTGTGCGAGTGTAAAGATGGCGGCGAGCGAGGAGGACGCCGACATCAGGACCACAAGAAG GTGATCAGACTGTCCGACTGTGTCCGAGTGGCGGAGGCGGAGGTGGAGGCGGAGGCGGCGCCCAAGGACACGGCCTGCTTCCTGTTGGAGACCACGCACAGGAACTTCCTGTTTGCCGCTCACGCACCACAGCTGTGGACCACTCTGCTGTGCCAGGCCGCCTTTCCT gtcaGCTGGGCGGGGCCTATCAGCAGGGGGCGTGGCAGCCAgcagaaagtagaagaagaaggcaTGGAGGACAACATTTTGTACAGCACACAAACAT tgagggacttccgtgtgtgtgtgaggaggacAGAGTCATCCGAGCGATGTCGCCTGAAGAAAGAAGGTGTCCTGCGAGCCAGCTCAGAGGTGCTCCACCTGCTGGACACTGCAGGTGTTGTCACCCTCAGCTGGCCTTACAGGTTCCTGCGCCGCTTCGGGCGGGacaag AACACCTTCACCTTCGAGGCGGGCCGCAGGTGTGAGTCGGGCGAGGGCAGTTTTGAGTTCGACACCAAGGAGGGTAACTTCCTGTTCCAGGCGGTGGAGGCCGCCATCAGTCAGCAGCGTGCCCGTCACGCCCGCAGAGGAGGGCCCGTCAACATGGAACTTTGTGCTGCCCCCACCCTGCCACCTTTACCTGCTTCCTACCGTGATGACCCACAATCCTCTGCTGCTCAG GTGGACGTGGATCTGCTCGGAGTTGACAAGTTGACCCTGGTCCCCAAGAAAAGGGTCCACGTGATCTGCGGCTCCCCGCTGAACCCTGACCTCTGCTCCCCCGCGCCGTGGTCCCTGGAGCAGACGTACTCGCAGGTCACGTGGGACACCAGCACGCCGCACCTCCCCAAAGACGACCCGTTCCACGCCGTCTCCAAGAAGGACCCTCTGAGCGCCGAGCGTCCCCTGGACAGCGAGGTCCTGACCCCGGCCTACGAGGAGGAGGACCACGTTTACAACGAGCCGCAAAGCTGCCTGGGACCGCCCTCCGAGTACGACGACCCCGAGGAGCTGAAGGGAGACGCCTGGAGGACCATGGCCACCGCCGTGGACCGGGACGGACCGAGCCGGAGGTCACTTCCTGTCGCCCGGCAGGAAGCAGAAGGGGAAGAAGTGATGAGCAGAATAAGAAAGTAG
- the LOC133548883 gene encoding docking protein 2-like isoform X2, with amino-acid sequence MEEDVKKEGRLYLQHQHTFGKKWKSVWCVLFGESCRSIPRLEVCECKDGGERGGRRHQDHKKVIRLSDCVRVAEAEVEAEAAPKDTACFLLETTHRNFLFAAHAPQLWTTLLCQAAFPVSWAGPISRGRGSQQKVEEEGMEDNILYSTQTLRDFRVCVRRTESSERCRLKKEGVLRASSEVLHLLDTAGVVTLSWPYRFLRRFGRDKNTFTFEAGRRCESGEGSFEFDTKEGNFLFQAVEAAISQQRARHARRGGPVNMELCAAPTLPPLPASYRDDPQSSAAQVDVDLLGVDKLTLVPKKRVHVICGSPLNPDLCSPAPWSLEQTYSQVTWDTSTPHLPKDDPFHAVSKKDPLSAERPLDSEVLTPAYEEEDHVYNEPQSCLGPPSEYDDPEELKGDAWRTMATAVDRDGPSRRSLPVARQEAEGEEVMSRIRK; translated from the exons ATGGAAGAAGACGTGAAGAAAGAAGGACGTCTTTACCTGCAACACCAGCACACCTTTGggaag AAGTGGAAGAGTGTGTGGTGTGTGTTGTTTGGAGAGAGTTGTCGGTCCATCCCCAGACTAGAAGTGTGCGAGTGTAAAGATGGCGGCGAGCGAGGAGGACGCCGACATCAGGACCACAAGAAG GTGATCAGACTGTCCGACTGTGTCCGAGTGGCGGAGGCGGAGGTGGAGGCGGAGGCGGCGCCCAAGGACACGGCCTGCTTCCTGTTGGAGACCACGCACAGGAACTTCCTGTTTGCCGCTCACGCACCACAGCTGTGGACCACTCTGCTGTGCCAGGCCGCCTTTCCT gtcaGCTGGGCGGGGCCTATCAGCAGGGGGCGTGGCAGCCAgcagaaagtagaagaagaaggcaTGGAGGACAACATTTTGTACAGCACACAAACAT tgagggacttccgtgtgtgtgtgaggaggacAGAGTCATCCGAGCGATGTCGCCTGAAGAAAGAAGGTGTCCTGCGAGCCAGCTCAGAGGTGCTCCACCTGCTGGACACTGCAGGTGTTGTCACCCTCAGCTGGCCTTACAGGTTCCTGCGCCGCTTCGGGCGGGacaag AACACCTTCACCTTCGAGGCGGGCCGCAGGTGTGAGTCGGGCGAGGGCAGTTTTGAGTTCGACACCAAGGAGGGTAACTTCCTGTTCCAGGCGGTGGAGGCCGCCATCAGTCAGCAGCGTGCCCGTCACGCCCGCAGAGGAGGGCCCGTCAACATGGAACTTTGTGCTGCCCCCACCCTGCCACCTTTACCTGCTTCCTACCGTGATGACCCACAATCCTCTGCTGCTCAG GTGGACGTGGATCTGCTCGGAGTTGACAAGTTGACCCTGGTCCCCAAGAAAAGGGTCCACGTGATCTGCGGCTCCCCGCTGAACCCTGACCTCTGCTCCCCCGCGCCGTGGTCCCTGGAGCAGACGTACTCGCAGGTCACGTGGGACACCAGCACGCCGCACCTCCCCAAAGACGACCCGTTCCACGCCGTCTCCAAGAAGGACCCTCTGAGCGCCGAGCGTCCCCTGGACAGCGAGGTCCTGACCCCGGCCTACGAGGAGGAGGACCACGTTTACAACGAGCCGCAAAGCTGCCTGGGACCGCCCTCCGAGTACGACGACCCCGAGGAGCTGAAGGGAGACGCCTGGAGGACCATGGCCACCGCCGTGGACCGGGACGGACCGAGCCGGAGGTCACTTCCTGTCGCCCGGCAGGAAGCAGAAGGGGAAGAAGTGATGAGCAGAATAAGAAAGTAG
- the LOC133548891 gene encoding kazal-type serine protease inhibitor domain-containing protein 1-like, with amino-acid sequence MSLLAELVLLVLGLYPIPHQCRALGDPPPGLQTNGTGVMAGCGPCQADMCPETRGCRAGLVPDRCGCCDECGNLEGQACDPGERNVYFGLCGTGLRCQLDPHPAEEEDDEEEEEEEEQVCVCEEREPVCGSDGVTYANMCHFREAAFSTPQLHTKGAGPCETVPVIKVAPQSQVNGTGSCLLFLCEVFAFPMASIEWRKEGRDEVVLPGDDPHISVQSRGGPLRFELSSWLQIEGAGPQDSGTYRCIARNSLGSASASAVLGVLRAEELASYLADHLDYDVY; translated from the exons ATGTCTCTGCTGGCCGAGCTGGTCCTGCTGGTCCTGGGTCTCTATCCCATCCCGCACCAGTGCCGGGCTCTCGGCGACCCGCCGCCCGGGCTGCAGACCAACGGGACCGGCGTGATGGCGGGCTGCGGGCCGTGCCAGGCGGACATGTGCCCGGAGACCCGCGGCTGCCGTGCCGGGTTGGTGCCGGACCGGTGCGGCTGCTGCGACGAGTGCGGCAACCTGGAGGGTCAGGCCTGCGACCCCGGGGAGAGGAACGTGTACTTCGGCCTGTGCGGGACCGGACTTCGGTGCCAACTGGATCCTCATCCCgcggaggaggaggatgatgaggaggaggaggaggaggaagaacagGTGTGCGTGTGCGAGGAGCGCGAACCTGTATGCGGAAGTGACGGAGTGACGTATGCAAATATGTGTCACTTCCGGGAGGCCGCCTTCTCCACGCCGCAACTACACACCAAAGGGGCGGGGCCCTGCGAGACAG TGCCAGTCATCAAAGTGGCTCCTCAGAGTCAAGTCAACGGAACAGGAAGTTGCCTGCTCTTCCTGTGCGAGGTCTTCGCCTTCCCGATGGCGTCCATCGAGTGGCGTAAGGAGGGCCGGGACGAGGTGGTCCTGCCGGGGGACGACCCCCACATCTCTGTCCAG TCCAGGGGCGGTCCTCTGAGGTTCGAGCTCTCCAGTTGGCTGCAGATTGAAGGGGCGGGGCCACAAGACTCGGGAACCTACCGCTGCATCGCCCGCAACAGCTTGGGCTCCGCCTCCGCGTCCGCCGTGCTGGGCGTGCTGCGTGCAG AGGAGCTGGCGTCCTACCTGGCCGATCACCTGGACTACGACGTCTACTGA